In Galactobacillus timonensis, the genomic window GGCACTGCTGTGTGCTTCTTTGCGCAATGCTGAAGCGACAGCGGACTATATCCGTGGACTGGTTCCGGATGTGGTTTCGCTGGTATGCATGGGCTGGGTAGACCGTGAAACAGAAGAGGATACGCTGTGTGCAGAGTATCTGAAGTCGCTTCTTGAGAATCGTCCGCTGGCCGATCTTCCGGAGCGGTGCATCGATCTGAAAAATGCGGAAGGAAAGAAGTTCTTTGATCCAAACCGTCAGGATGTGTTTCCGGAAGGTGATTTCTGGATGTGCATTCAGCCGGATCAGGAGGACTTTGCGATTGTGTCCCAACGGGCTGGCGATCTCTTCGTAAACACAAGGAGTGACAGGCATGCATAGGAAATACTTTTTCTTCGACATTGATGGTACGTTGACGGATGATGCGACGCATAAGATTGTTCCCAGTGCGCGCTACACTCTGAAGAAGCTGGAGGAGAGCGGGCACTTTGTGTCGATTGCGACAGGCAGGGCACATTACAAGACGGTTGCCTTTACGGACCCGCTTGGCTTTGAGAACATTGTTTGCTGCGGCGGGGCGTGCCTGGTTCTGCAGGGAAAGGTGATTGAGAATGATCCTCTTGACCGTTCCCGGGCACGTTCCATTCTGCATGAGGCGGATGAATGCGGACTGGGGTGGCTTGTGAGTCTTGAGGACAGCGACACAGTAAAGATGAAGGATTACCGCTTTCTGGAACAGGCGGGTCTTAGAAAAGAGCTGACCAGTTATGTCTATGATCCGGATCTGAGGATCGATGCGCTGCCGGAAATATTCAAGATCTATCTCGCTCTGCCGAAAGCACGGGAGGAAACATATGCCTGGGTCAAGAGTCATCCGTATCTTCGCATGACGAAGGACTACGTCGTTTACCAGCATGATGAGAAGAAGGAAGGCATCCTTCGGATGATGAAGGCGGTCAACGGCGATGTGAAGGATGTGGTTGTCTTCGGCGATGGCAAGAATGATCTCGTGA contains:
- a CDS encoding 2-phosphosulfolactate phosphatase, which codes for MEIRILQLEAGAKEAEGVTVIIDVFRAFSLESVLFRNGAEKIICVEKEELARKLHQDDPDTVLIGERNGRILPGFDYGNSPDAIKDIDFSGKTVIHTTTNGTRGLAEAKGASALLCASLRNAEATADYIRGLVPDVVSLVCMGWVDRETEEDTLCAEYLKSLLENRPLADLPERCIDLKNAEGKKFFDPNRQDVFPEGDFWMCIQPDQEDFAIVSQRAGDLFVNTRSDRHA
- a CDS encoding HAD-IIB family hydrolase, coding for MHRKYFFFDIDGTLTDDATHKIVPSARYTLKKLEESGHFVSIATGRAHYKTVAFTDPLGFENIVCCGGACLVLQGKVIENDPLDRSRARSILHEADECGLGWLVSLEDSDTVKMKDYRFLEQAGLRKELTSYVYDPDLRIDALPEIFKIYLALPKAREETYAWVKSHPYLRMTKDYVVYQHDEKKEGILRMMKAVNGDVKDVVVFGDGKNDLVMFDPQWTSIAMGNGSEQLKKQADYVTASNVDDGILKACRHFGWIDPAVDDEFPL